The Apus apus isolate bApuApu2 chromosome 1, bApuApu2.pri.cur, whole genome shotgun sequence nucleotide sequence GGCTTGCACTGCTGTGTTAATGGTGTGTTGGTTTAGAGTCAGAGGGTGAAgtaatgtgtttctttttgtctgGTCAGACAGCAGAACTTTAACAGAGAGctgctttttattgctttcagATTTAGTATGGAGAGCTGCTCTACTTTGTTTTGCAAACACATTAGATTTTGTTTTAGTATTTTGAAGAATGTTTTGAAGTGAATTACACTACTTTTAATGTCTCGTTTTTCCTTAAAGGTGTCTTGTTAGGGTTATAATTTGTATGTTATACAGTTGAATAAATCCATTTTTGTGGCTAGCAAAGTATGCAGTTCTAATTTACTTCTTAATGGGGTTTATGGACTCGGTCCAGACTATTGATGGTGTCTGAGCTGTTTGCCATCTGCAGAAGTCAGAACAGGCATTGTCTGTGAACACACTGCTCCTTGGTTGCTTGAAGCTTGGAGTGAGTGTTCAGTCTGTACAACTAGAGCTACTTCAGTTGTGATGATTGAGTTCTTTTGTTCTTGAAATTCTAGAAATGAGCTTTGGCCCTTGTTTGGTTGAaggctggggaaaggaggagtGCTGTCTGTCAGGGCAGAAGTGGAGATCTTGATGGAAATGGAAAACtattagtgattttttttttttttctttctacatttcCTCTAGTATTCAAGAAGCTATTTTAACATAAGACACCAGCTTAGGTGAGGAAATAGTTACAGTGTTCATTGTATGAACGTGTTTGAAAAAAAGTTCCCTGCTGTTGAAGCAGGGAGACACATAGAAAGTGACTCTTTTGAGACACATAGAAAAGCAGATGTTGAAATGTGCCCAGAGGTGAAGAGACTTGTCTAATATTTCAGTACATTAGAAGCTACAACAGCAAGATCCACGTCTGTACCAGATCACATTGTCTCTAGTGTACAGTAAGTGGTGAATTCTCCCATGTGGTGTGTTCAGTAAGCAAAGCAACTTCCTGTCACTTGCTCATGAGACCAAAAGGCAGTGTTGGGAATGCCTTGCAGCTGTTTAACTGTGCCCCTGTGTAGCTGAAGTGTGAGGTCTTGCTCACCTGCAGGTGTCACAGAAAGTTTGCAAAGGCAAGGGAATGAATGGTGAAATTGTTGCAAAACCCACCTTAAGAGGGTTTTGGGGagcttttttattgttgttgcttttgAGAATGTGaactgctttggtttgtttaatCTAGGATGGATGCAACTCTGAAAGAGCTGACCAGCTTAGTGAAAGAAGTCTACCCAGAGGCACGGAAGAAGGGCACACACTTCAATTTTGCCATTGTTTTTACAGATCTCAAGAGGCCTGGCTATAGGTAAATGGCATTTCTTGTCTGGGTTTACAAAGacttcaggcactggagcagccaATTATTGTTCATGAACACCTATTTTAAAGTTCAGAACCCACAAATCAAATGTTTAAAAGTTCTTGATAACTGACCATGTGATGACCACACAAACTCAAAGTTGTGCTTGGTGGCCATCCTTGTTAGCGTGTTCCCAAAACAGTGAACCTGTGTGCTTCATGCTGTGCTTGCTGTACTGGCAACCAACCAGAAGGGACCTGCAGTGTGTCTCTGGTGGATACAAGGTGTTGTATCTGAGAATGAGGTGTGAGTTTAGCAGTTGCTTCGTTGCAGATACCATCTTGCAAACTGGTGTGAGCTGACCCTTGTCATAGCCAGCAGACACATCCTGCTTGCCATCTGCGGGGCCCCcttcagtgtgtgtgtggaaggAGGGCAAGGGGCTCTCTCTAAGATTTAATTTAATACAGTATGAGATTCCTCTAGCCCTCTGTCCCATCAGCAGGAGGATTCAGTGTAGTTTTTTTGGGATGCACTTGGTGCTGGAGGGGGAAAAGCCCAGCATCATGTGTACATCTCTACACACAGTGTGGAGGGTGGTGTGGGGGTGGTCCTGAGTTGTTACGGGTCCTGTTTGGGACATCTGGACAGATTTACCTCTGAGAATCACTTTGCCTTTTGTCTCCTGCATGCAGGGTGAAGGAGATCGGCAGTACCATGTCTGGCAGGAAGGGCACAGATGATTCCATGACGTTGCAGTCTCAGAAATTCCAGATAGGAGACTACTTGGATATAGCAATTACTCCTCCGAATCGAGCACCGCCCCCCTCAAGCCGCATGAGGCCATACTGAGCTGTTGCTGCTTGGTATGAGGATATTTCCTCTTTATTCCTACTTGCTGTTCTaaagcaggcttttttttttttttgcttttgttgctaAGCAAGTACACCTGAAGTTGAGCATCAGAAACAAAGCTCACTTTTAAACCTTAACATATAGTTTGTTTAGCAGAAACACTTACCTTTAGCAATGCCATTGTCCAATCCCAGATAGTCAGAGCTTGAACAGTAAGTCTGCATGTCCAGTGTCTCGAGATGAGAAGGATGACAGGTGTCTGTAGCTCTCTTGTTTGGAATAAAGGTGTTATTAATCTTTTTGATAGTGTGGtagtggtggttttttttgtttgttttggggattTATTAAAAAGTGGatttctgcaaagaaatgtggaagtttgcttttaagcagaagattaaattaaaaggaagcCAAAGCCTTTATCTGGTAACTTTTGGGCTTGTTGGGTGGAGGTTGATGGCCTTGGGATCCCTTGTACAGGAGGATTTCTTAGACCACTGCTGGCTGGATTTTGGGGGATGAGCCCTATGAGCAGTGAGGTGGAAGGCAGGGAAGGTCGGGGTTGCACTCCCCGGGGATGCAGATAATGGTGCCAGGGAGTGTGAGGCTGCTGTCCTGTGGGGGAGCCGGGGCTGATCGCCACAGCTTTGAGGGGCTGCTCCATCTAGAGGCAAGATGATGCCAGTCCATTGATTGGTAGGAGTCTGGGTGACACCAGTGAATTCCAGGATACTGAGGAGCTGCTCGACCTAGCAAAGGATGTGGGTCAGCATGCTGGCATGGCATCTTTACTTGAGTCCTGGAGAAGTTGGTGTGATCTTTCAAAATGGAAGGTATAAATCTCTCTCTGAAgctcttgcttttcttaaacGATGGTCTTGAAACTCTTCTGATTGCACACTTCTATCCATAAGAATTTTTTGTATGACTTCaaaattgtttatttataaattatatacaTTACTACTGTACAAATACGTGTATTTTAAAAcgacacaaaaatattttaaaaaggtgaaatactttacaatattttaaattatgcttaAGTACAGAAACTGTTCTTCCTGGACCCCACTTATGTGTGTACCCCTTTGGAGATTGAGTTGTTTTGCACACCCCCCTTTGGAGACCGCTGTCTTGGAAAGTGGGAATGTCTGCTGAGACCTGGCCAAAAGATACCCAGTGTTTTCAGATCCAGGCTGACCAAGGAGTGTGCAGGTCTGTTTCCTATGAAAATGCAAGGGCAGGTGCTCTGCCCAGAGATGCTTTCAGCTGCAGTTAGAGCCAGGAGGAGGTCAGGCAGCAGGTCTGCACCCTGGCAGAACGTGGGAGTCctgacccccaggtccttggCTAAGCAGACCTGCCGCGTGGAGGCCTGGCTTGTATGCCTCTATCTCCTGGGATGTTGTCCATAAACAATATATTGTCAGTGTACACTGATCAATGGGACAACATCCAATTTTGGCTTCCTAGAACTTAAAAGAAGGTGAATAGTGTAGCCTCTTCCCCATAAGTTCCCTTCATCTAATGAGTACATGTGATTCTCCAACCTAACACCATTCTGAGCTGGGTCACTTGCTCCTTAGCCCTCAGGTGACTTGCACAAATACTTGAAGCTTGTACCAAGCACCAGTTTCTCAATTTACTGTTACCCCTTGGGTGTCGAGGCAAAGCTGAGGGGCTGTGAGGTATCAAGGTCCAAGGCTGTTCTGTGTTAAAAGTTACTGATGAAGCTGGGGGGTGTCTAGCAGCCAGCTTCCAGAGCCTCAAAGCAGGGGGATAGCTAAGGGGTCTCAGTTGTCCATGGTGAAACTGGAAGGCAGTTCTGTGTGATAGACATTGTtctctgggaagcagctgaTGCTGCCTGTACCTTCTTCCTaaggagcaggagaaaagtAAATCAGCACAGCACTGGTGGATGGGGCCTGTGATTTCCCATAGCTCCATGCTGGCCAGTTTCTTCTGTCACTGCAGGGGGAGACCTTGAGACACGCAGGTGCCCCTGGTCTTCTAGCAGCtccagctgtccccaggctgtctCTGCTGGCTGATCAGAGCATCCAGCTGGTTGGGAGGGGATCGGGTGCTTGTTTTCTTCGGGTCCTGCCCTTGTGTGCTGAGAGAAAGGTGAGAGAAGTAGAAGCTGTAGCTTCTCCTTTGGGACTTCAGCTTCCTCCACTTACGGCATTAGAGGGGCAGTCACTAAGACTGCAGGACGTGTCCCTGTTGGCTGAGGACATTTTAATGAGCTGTGATTtctatttattcatttttctctcagaaGTTCCTTGGTGCATTAGAGCCTGAGGGATTTTAGGTTCAGTTCTGCCCATGGTTCACCCTCCTTTGTCCCCATTCTCTGGCTTCAAAGTTAGGGAGTTGTTATTTCAGCCTTTGCTAATGATGCTCATTTGCAGAATCACCTGCATCTGAGTCGCTTTTTCCCCATAAGACTAAAGGAATTGAAAAATGTTCCCCACCCTTTGAAGGGAGCTCAAGACAGTACAAATGTCACTTTATAAAGGACTATGAGGCTGGAAGAGGCAATGGAGATGGTCTAGTGTGGCCAGAGGTGGAATGGAGGGAATGTTTTTGCCCTGGTGTGAGGGCAAGGCACCTTGAGGCACTGTTGCTGTGCAGAACCCAAGTATTGGAACAGCTCAGTGACTTCTGTGTCACCAGGGGCAGGTTTGGTCAGAACCCCTGCCACCTGTGTGCTCAGTCATGACCATCAGATCATGCAGCTGGGGTTTGGCATCTAACACACCTGGGCAGACAGAAAGTGAAGACCACTGCTAAGAGGTCCACTTGCCACCAGGCATCACCCATGCTGCAACATGAGTGAGTCCTGCAGTAACCAGCAAGTAATGACAGAATTGTGCAGCTTCCCACCCAAGGCAAGGACAGACCTGCCATTACAGGTACACAGGAATATGGGGATTTCCTCATTTTTGTGTCCTGGCTTGTGCTTTAATTGCATTTATGGATAATTTTAAGGCAACAGCAGCAAGTGAGCCTGTGTCTGTGACTCAGCTGGTCTGGGAGGCGGCTTGGCTTTGCTCCTGAAATGGGAGACAGCCCAGGGAGGGCTTGTGTGTGCCCAGCTTGGGGCAGGTCTTAACTCACTTCAGACAAAAGAACAACTTACTGGCTTGATTTTTGGTGGCCAATGAAGCAAAATCACCAGGGAATGAATGTGCAGAACTGTCCTCAGTAGCAACTTCCTCAGTGTGGCTGCTTAGGTGTGGACTTCACCTCCACAGGACTGCTATGAAGTATACACCTCAGCTgacctcttctgctgcttcaggcTAAACATCTTATGAGATCAAGAGATTTGCCCTCAAAGACTTGAGCATCACACAGAAAAGTAATGCAGATGTGAAGAGCATTCCTCTTTCTGTACCTACTTTTATGGGAAAAGGCACTTGGGAGATGAGTGCAGATAGAGCTAGGGATTCCCTACAGCAAAAGTCCACAAGgccaacagcagcagttttGAAGTCAGACATGAGGATACAGTGTGCAGCTGTGAGATCAGACAGCACCATGGTACAACCAACCAGATGTTGCAAGAGGTGAAATGGTAAGAGAAGGTTGTcacctgctgagctcctgctgcacaggAGCAAAAGTACTCACAGTAAAGTCAGGCTTCTATTTAATTTGGGGGAGAAAAAGTTTCACAGTCTCCCTCTGATCTCATCCCCCCCTCCACTACAGGTTCATGGACACATACAATGCATGTACAGGAACAGAGGCTACAGCCTCAGAAGAGCAGCTGGTTCCTTCCCTGcaatggcagcacaaccctctTTTGCACCACTTTTGGGAGATGCTGCCTGTGTCTCTGGTGGAGGAACTGGTGTCTAGATTAATTCTCCTTCAAGTTAAGCAGCAAGGAGGACAaggctcacacacacacacacagagtcaaTACCCTGAGCTGCATCAGGCATGCTTGGCACTGCTTTTGCTGTCTGATGGGAGCAGTTGTGGAGGCTTCAGTTTTGCTTTACAGCTCTGgtcaaaagcagaaacagtcATGATGCAGCAGGAAGACATTAAGCATTATCAGCAAGTTCTCACTCTTGCATTGAAAGCATGGGAACATGAGAAGGCCTCAGAAACCCTGCTGTGTCACAGCAAATGAGTGACAACAGCTATGACTGTGTTCAAAGACCAGCACTGTAAGTGATGCAACAGCTAAGACACAAACTGCCAAAACCAATGGGATTCAGTTACCTGCTGCTCTTGTCTCAGCCCTTATCTCTAGACATGACAGCAGATCagctagattaaaaaaaaaaaggcatcaggACAGGACCTTGGGGAGTGTGAACTGTAAAGCACCCATATCATGTCACACACAGCAGACAATGAGGTGCCCTGCAAGGCAGTGGAGATGATGCATGGCTAAGGGCTGGGttcagaggagctggagagTCTGGGATGCTCCCTGGGGTATTTCTGGTCTCACAGAACTGACAGGATTAAGTAGAGACATCCTAGTCCAAAAACTCACTTGACCTCTTCAACACTCAGCAAGAAAAGCCAGTGATTGCTGAAAGTGACAGCCTCAAGGACACCTCTGGGTGAGCTCCTCTTAGTGCTGGCTGAGGCATCAGTTCCCCACCCTGGGCTTCTGCCAAACATGAGTTAGTGTCTTCAGGCTTCAAGATATCTGAGTGTTTTTTCCAGGGGCCTGAAAGTGCACCTGGCCCAGACAGCCCCACTGCATCTGCTGTTTGAATCCAGCATTCATTTCCCTGAGTCCTCAGCACAAGTTTGAGAAATGTAAAAGACCTTCCAGCACTTCATTGCTGAGCAACAGATAGGAGCAAGCACAGCTGACCCTTTCCTATCTAGTCTTCTGCTGAGGTCTTATAGCTGAAAGCCATGAAGCACGTACCCTAGGCTTCAGGGGAGAAGAGAGCAGAGCCCCAACAGTGGTTCCAGTTGGAGCATTTGAAGAACAGCACCAGCCCTCACTACGAGCCTGCTCAGCTAGCGCTGAGCTCTGTCCTGCAGCCCTTGCCCTGCCTGGAGCCTGCTGGCCAGCACCCCACACTCCTTTGGTTTCAGAACTGCACTGGAGAGCAGGAGGCCTATGCTtgaaagggagaggagaatCACAGGAGCATactggttggaaaggacctctaagatcaccaagtcaaATCatcaaccaaaaaaccccacaacctcagctactagagcatgtcctgaagtaccaaatctCCACAGCTTTGGAAtgcctccaggaatggtgactccactacattcctgggcaggctgttccagtgcctgaccactcttttcagtgtagaaattcttcctcatacccaacctaaacctgccctgccacaacttcaggccatttcctctggtcctgtcgttATTCACTTGGACTCCAGTTATTGCACTAGTGATttataaaaatactaataaaagcCCCACAGGAATCTCTACAAATAATGCTTGCCATTTATCCCTTTAAGAACCATC carries:
- the SAP18 gene encoding histone deacetylase complex subunit SAP18 — its product is MAVESRVTQEEIKKEPEKPIDREKTCPLLLRVFTTNNGRHHRMDEFSRGNVPSSELQIYTWMDATLKELTSLVKEVYPEARKKGTHFNFAIVFTDLKRPGYRVKEIGSTMSGRKGTDDSMTLQSQKFQIGDYLDIAITPPNRAPPPSSRMRPY